The Amycolatopsis jiangsuensis nucleotide sequence GCCCGAAGGTGGTCACCATGACCACGTGCAGCGGGTTCGCGACCTCGGGACCGGCCAGCAGCCTCGTCGCCTGCAGGCCGTCGACGCCGGGCATCTGGATGTCCATCAGGACGACGTCCGGACGCAGTTCGCGGGCCAGCCGCACCGCGTCCTGGCCGTCCGCGGCCTCGCCGACGACCTCGATGTCCGGTTCGCCCTCCAGGATGAGCCGGAATCCGGTGCGGACCATCGTCTGGTCGTCGGCGATCAGCACTCGTACCGGCACTCGTTCCCTCCCTGACCCGTGGTTCAGCCGGATCGCAGCGGCAGCCGGGCGGACACCCGCCAGCGCTGCCCGTCCGCGGGGCCCGCGGAAACCGTACCGCCGACGGCGGCGACCCGTTCGGCCATGCCGACCAGGCCGTAGCCGCCCGGGCGAGCGGGACGTACGGAACCGTCGTTGACGACTTCCACCTGCAGATACCGCTGGTCGTGGTGCACCAGGACGCGCACCTCCTTCGCCTGCGGCGCGTGCCTGCGAACGTTTGTGAGGGCCTCGGTGATCAGGCGGTGCACGGTGATCACCACCTCGGGGGTGACGTCCAGCTCGCCGAGGTTCCCGGGCGCGTCGAGGGTGACGGTGCCGTCGTCGGGCACGGCTCGGTCCACCGCCGCGGCGAGCCCGTCCGGAAGGCTGAACAGGTCCTCGTTGTGGGTGCCCGCGGTGCGGAGAGTGCCGACCAGCCGTCGCATCGACGCGAGCGCTTCCGCGCCGGTGGCTTCGATCTCGACCAGCGTGGCCGTGTCGCCGCCGGTGCGTTCGGCGATCCGGTGCGCCGCCTGGACCCGCACGACGATGCCGGTGATCTGGTGCGCGACCAGATCGTGCAGCTCGCGGGCGAGGCGGAGGCGTTCGGTGGTGCGGACCTCGGCCGCGCGGGCACCCGCCCGGGCGTCGGCGTCGCGCAGCAACAGCCCGACCGCGAGCGCGGCACCCCAGGCGAGCGCGCCCACGGCGGAGAACAACGCCTGCGGTGAGCCGACGCCGTAACGCACCACCGGCGCGGCGGCGACGGCGATCCCGCCCACCGCGGCCAGCGCGAACGCCGGCCGCAGCCGCAGGTGGTGGCACGCCGACCCGACCACCAGCGCGACCGCGAGCACCTCGGTGCCGCTGGGTTGCGCCGGCAGCCGCTGCCCGAGCAGCGCGACGACCGCGGCGATCGCGGTACCCAGCAACGACAGCCCGGACACCACCGCGGCCATCAGGCCGATCCGCTCCGGGAACCGCCGCCGCAACACGGCCAGCAGGGCGACGACCGGCCCCAGCCCCGGCGCGAATTCGGTGACGACCACGGCGAGCCAGCCCACCGCCGGCCCGGACCGCTGGAACAGCACGGCATCCAGCACCGCCAACGCGACAAGCGCGACGATTTCGGCGACGGACGGACCACGCCGCCCCACCCACGGGATCGAACGGTTCATGCGGCTCCGAGGTCGGTCATGCCCTCGATCGTCCCGTGCGAAGCCGCTGCCCGCCTCCTGCCGGCGGTCGAACCGCCTCGGCCTTGCGACCGAGGCGACAGCCCCGGCGCCGCGCCCGGCTTCGTGCGTCGGGACGAGCGGCGGTGGGTGCGGCGGTGCGGTCGACGGTGGATGCGGCGGTGAGGCGGTGGTGAACGTGAGGTGAGCGGGCCAGGTCGCTGGCCGGGCGCGCGGATGGAGGCGCGGGCGAAGGTGTCGCAGCGAAGATTGGTTCGCCGGCCTGGCAGTGAAGGCGCGCGGGTGGAGGTGCGCGGGTGGAGGTGGGCGGTCGAGCTGGGAGGGGTGAAGGTTGGTTGGGCGGCCCGGCAGTGAAGGCGCGCGGGTCAAGACGGATGAAGGTGCGGGAGCGAAGGGGTGGCGGGCGGTCTGCTGTAGGCACGACTGGATTGCGCGCCGGCGGTGGAAGTCGTGGCGGCGGTCGGCCCTGTGGCGGCGTCGGGTGGTGGTTGTGGGAGACCGGGGCCGAGCTGGTGTTGTGGGCGGCCGTGGGGTGAGGTCGGTGGGCATCGCCTGGTGGGGCTGGCGCCGGCGGGCATCGCCTGGTGGGGGTCGGGTCGGTGGGTGTCGTCTGGTGGGGGTCGGGTCGGTGGGTGTCGTCTGGTGGGGGTCGGGTCGGTGGGTGTCGCCTGGTGAGGCTGCGCCGGTGGGCATCGCCTGGTGGGGCTGGCGCCGGCGGGCATCGCCTGGTGGGGGTCGGGTCGGTGGGTGTCGCCTGGTGAGGCTGGCGCCGGTGGGCATCGCCTGGGGGGTCGGGTTGTGGGTGGGACCGTCGTGAGGGTTAGTCCGTGGTCCAGGCGTCGCCCCATTCGGCGGATCTGGCTGCTCGGTAACGGGCGCCTTGGCGTTTCGACACGACGGTTGCGGGGGCCAGGCCGTCGGGGGTGCAGAGGTCCAGGTGCACGAAACCCTTGTGCTTGCGGGGGTGGCGGATGATCCGGGCTGGTGGCCGGTCGGCCGGTGTCGTGGTCGCGGCGACGTAGGCGAACTTCTCGTCTTCGAAGCCGAGCGTGCTCGACTTGATCCTGCGGTGGAGGCTGCTGCGGGGCAGCCGCGCGGCGAAGTGGCACCAATCCTCGCCAGGGCTGATCGGACAGGTGCCGTCGTGCGGACAGGGGGCGACGATGGGCCGGTCCAGTGCGCGCAGAACGTCCCTGGCGGCGCGGATGCGGGCGAATCCGGCGGGCGTGCCGGGCTCCACGAGCACGACTGTGCCGGCTTGCGCGGCGAGCCAGCGGACCACGTCGGCGCGACCTGGTTCGGGCAGTTCGCCGAGCACGTAGGACATCGTGACGAGGTCGGCCTGGGGGCCAGGCCCGGTGGGGTCGGCCAGGCCACGCTGCCAAATCGCGGAGCGGATTGCCGGTGCCTCGGCGTGTGCGGCCAGCTTGCGGCCCAGCGTGAGGGCACCCGCGACCTGCTCCACCACCGTGCACTTCTCCAGCGACGGCCATACGCCGGCAGCCGCCCACACCGCGGCACCGGTACCGCCGCCGACGTCGACCTGGGTGCGTGGCGCGAGTTCGGGAGCTGCCGCGGCCACCTCGGCCAGTACTGCCGAGACCGCCGCGTATGTGGCCGGCATCCGGTACCCGGCGTACGCGGCGACGTCGAGCTCCGACGCCAGGATCGGTGACGTCGCGGAGTCTCCTTGTCGATAACGCTTGCTGAGCCGGTCGACCGCCTGCGTGAGCCGGGCTTCGGGAAACCGGGCGAGCTCGTCGTCGAGTGCGATGCGGAGATCGTCGGGAAGAGGGGCCACGGACACCGATTATCCCCTGTCCGATTCATCCGCCTCGACCCCGCCGGCCTGCTAGTTTCGCCTCGGGGAAAAAACCTCGGCCGCCGGGTCGATCCGGCGCCCGCTCGTTCGACGCAGTGATGAAGGCACACCACGAGCGAAAGGTTCAGGCGGATGCGATTCATGGTGATCATGAAAGCCAGCGAAGAGAGCGAAGCGGGCCAGGTGCCGAGCACCGAATTGCTGGCGGAGATGGGCAAGTTCAACGAGGACCTGGTCCGGGCCGGGGTGATGCTCGCGGGGGAGGGCCTGCAGCCCAGCTCCCAGGGCGCGCGGGTCCGGTTCGGGGGCACCGCCGAACCGGCCGTGCTCGACGGTCCGTTCGCCGAGACCAAGGAACTGATCGCCGGCTTCTGGATCCTGCAGGTCCGCTCCCTCGAGGAGGCGGTGGAATGGGTCAAGCGGACCCCGAACACCGACGGTGCGCACCACGAGATCGAGATCCGGCGCATTTCCGAAGCGGAGGACTTCGGCGACAACTTCACTCCGGAACTGCAGGAAGCCGAGGAGAAACTGCGGAAGGCAGCGGAGAAGAACGGATGAGGTTCATGGTGCTCGTGAAGGCCGGCGCGGAATCGGAAGCGGGTACGCCGCCGAGTCCGGAGCTGGTCGAGCAGATGGACCTCTTCAACGAGCAGCTGGCCGCCTCCGGGCATCTGGTGCGGACCGCAGGGCTCACTCCCAGCTCCGAGGGCGCCCGGCTGGTGTGGTCCGCCGGGCAACCGGAACCGGCGGTGGTGGACGGTCCGTTCGCCGAGACGAAGGAACTGGTCGCCGGGGTCTGGATCCTGGAGGGAAGCTCGGTCGCGGAGATCGTCGAGCTGATGCGCCGGGCGCCGAACCCGCAGTTGCGGGCAGGCACGGTCGAGATCCGCCCGATGGTCGGCTCGCTCTGAGTCGTCGCCCGCCCGAGGGTTGCCTCGGGCGGGCCCGGCCTGTGTGATGGGCCGGTGAACACGCACAGCGCCGTGGAGGCGGTCTGGCGGATCGAGTCGGCGCGCGTGATCGCCGGACTCGCCAGGTTGGTGCGCGACGTCGGGCTCGCCGAGGAGCTGGCGCAGGACGCGCTGGTCGCCGCGCTCGAACAGTGGCCGGAGACCGGCGTGCCACGCAATCCGGGT carries:
- a CDS encoding histidine kinase, whose protein sequence is MNRSIPWVGRRGPSVAEIVALVALAVLDAVLFQRSGPAVGWLAVVVTEFAPGLGPVVALLAVLRRRFPERIGLMAAVVSGLSLLGTAIAAVVALLGQRLPAQPSGTEVLAVALVVGSACHHLRLRPAFALAAVGGIAVAAAPVVRYGVGSPQALFSAVGALAWGAALAVGLLLRDADARAGARAAEVRTTERLRLARELHDLVAHQITGIVVRVQAAHRIAERTGGDTATLVEIEATGAEALASMRRLVGTLRTAGTHNEDLFSLPDGLAAAVDRAVPDDGTVTLDAPGNLGELDVTPEVVITVHRLITEALTNVRRHAPQAKEVRVLVHHDQRYLQVEVVNDGSVRPARPGGYGLVGMAERVAAVGGTVSAGPADGQRWRVSARLPLRSG
- a CDS encoding small ribosomal subunit Rsm22 family protein, producing MAPLPDDLRIALDDELARFPEARLTQAVDRLSKRYRQGDSATSPILASELDVAAYAGYRMPATYAAVSAVLAEVAAAAPELAPRTQVDVGGGTGAAVWAAAGVWPSLEKCTVVEQVAGALTLGRKLAAHAEAPAIRSAIWQRGLADPTGPGPQADLVTMSYVLGELPEPGRADVVRWLAAQAGTVVLVEPGTPAGFARIRAARDVLRALDRPIVAPCPHDGTCPISPGEDWCHFAARLPRSSLHRRIKSSTLGFEDEKFAYVAATTTPADRPPARIIRHPRKHKGFVHLDLCTPDGLAPATVVSKRQGARYRAARSAEWGDAWTTD
- a CDS encoding YciI family protein; this encodes MRFMVIMKASEESEAGQVPSTELLAEMGKFNEDLVRAGVMLAGEGLQPSSQGARVRFGGTAEPAVLDGPFAETKELIAGFWILQVRSLEEAVEWVKRTPNTDGAHHEIEIRRISEAEDFGDNFTPELQEAEEKLRKAAEKNG
- a CDS encoding YciI family protein; the encoded protein is MRFMVLVKAGAESEAGTPPSPELVEQMDLFNEQLAASGHLVRTAGLTPSSEGARLVWSAGQPEPAVVDGPFAETKELVAGVWILEGSSVAEIVELMRRAPNPQLRAGTVEIRPMVGSL